From the Sediminispirochaeta bajacaliforniensis DSM 16054 genome, the window TCCCGGAGAAGCGCTAAGCGATCCCGACCTTGCCGCAAGTTTTATTGCGGCTCTCAATCGTGGCGCGGACAGCGGCCGCTTGAAAATCGAAGCAAAGGATATCAGGCTTCATGTCCGCCGCGAGGAACCGGGAACCTTCGTCCTTTTTCTCCTTGATACCAGTGATTCGATGGGGGCGCTCGAACGGATGGCGGTGACCAAGGGATCGGTCCTTGCCCTGTTGCAGCGTTCTTACCAGGCCCGGCATGTAGTTGCCCTTACGACCTTCGGCGGGAGCGGGGCCAAAACCATCCTTGCGCCGACGAAGAGTGTTCTTTTGGCAAAAAAGGCCCTGAATGCGCTCAGACCCGACGGCGGTACGCCCCTTGCCGCCGGTATCGAGGCCAGTGTGGAGCTTTTTTCTTCAGCAGGCAGACGCTATCCCGGTATGCGTAAAATCTTAGTGGTCATTTCCGATGGCGAAGCAAACATCGCAAGGGAACGGGGGGTATCTCCATTGCGGGATGCCTTGGAAGCGGCAAAAAGGCTACGCCGAAGGGATATTCATGCGGTCCTAATCGATACGAAATTGCCGAAAGTCGGCAAGGAGAATGAGATGAAAAGCCTTCACCGGGTTATCGGCGGTCGTTATATCAACGCTTCGGCTCCGGGGCTGGAGGCGATTCTCGAGGCGGTTGATGCTTCCTGAATGCCGCTACCGAAACCTGGTATTGATCGGCTAAATTTCGCGGCTCCGCTATACCTTAAATAGTGTCCTGAATCGTGGTGATACATGAATAAAATCTCCTTTTCTCGTAGTTAGTTATTGTAAGAACAGCCAAAAAA encodes:
- a CDS encoding VWA domain-containing protein, which produces MKIEAKDIRLHVRREEPGTFVLFLLDTSDSMGALERMAVTKGSVLALLQRSYQARHVVALTTFGGSGAKTILAPTKSVLLAKKALNALRPDGGTPLAAGIEASVELFSSAGRRYPGMRKILVVISDGEANIARERGVSPLRDALEAAKRLRRRDIHAVLIDTKLPKVGKENEMKSLHRVIGGRYINASAPGLEAILEAVDAS